The following are encoded in a window of Castanea sativa cultivar Marrone di Chiusa Pesio chromosome 5, ASM4071231v1 genomic DNA:
- the LOC142636147 gene encoding putative membrane protein At1g16860: MGSRFPSHQLSNGLYVSGRPEQPKERTPTMSSTAMPYTGGDIKKSGELGKMFDIPMDGSKSRKSGQLTSAPSRTGSFGGAATHSGPITANSAARAGYTTSGPVSSGMVGSASMKKSNSGPLNKHGEPMKKSSGPQSGGVTRQNSGPIPVLPTTGLITSGPISSGPLNSSGAPRKVSGPLDSMGSIKSHSSSVAHNPAVTTLTQDDEYSFRRNFPKPIFWSVILIFVMGFIAGGFILGAVHNPILLIVVIILFGSVAALFIWNSCWGRRAITGFISRYPDAELRTAKNGQYVKVSGVVTCGNVPLESSFRRVPRCVYTSTSLYEYRGWDSKPANSTHRRFTWGLRSSERHVVDFYISDFQSGLRALVKTGYGARVTPYVDDSVLIDVNPENKDMSPEFLRWLAERNLSSDDRVMQLKEGYIKEGSTVSVMGVVQRNDNVLMIVPPPEPLTTGCQWAQCIFPASLEGIVLRCEDTSKIDVIPV, from the exons ATGGGTTCCAGATTCCCATCTCATCAACTCAGCAATGGCCTCTATGTCTCAGGCCGGCCTGAGCAGCCAAAAGAAAGGACTCCAACAATGAGTTCAACTGCCATGCCCTATACTGGTGGTGATATCAAGAAGTCAGGAGAACTAGGGAAAATGTTTGATATCCCAATGGATGGCTCTAAATCTAGGAAGTCTGGGCAGTTAACTAGTGCTCCTTCAAGGACTGGGTCTTTTGGAGGTGCTGCGACGCATTCAGGACCCATCACGGCAAATTCAGCAGCTCGGGCTGGGTATACAACATCAGGTCCTGTATCTTCAGGCATGGTTGGTTCAGCTTCAATGAAGAAATCAAATTCTGGGCCACTGAATAAGCATGGTGAACCAATGAAGAAGTCATCTGGTCCCCAATCTGGTGGAGTGACACGCCAAAACTCTGGCCCTATCCCAGTTCTTCCTACAACAGGTCTTATCACTTCTGGGCCTATTTCTTCTGGCCCACTAAATTCATCCGGGGCCCCAAGAAAGGTCTCTGGTCCCTTAGATTCCATGGGATCAATCAAATCACACAGTTCCTCTGTTGCTCACAATCCAGCTGTGACTACTCTTACCCAAGATGATGAATATTCCTTCAGAAGGAACTTCCCAAAGCCAATATTTTGGTCTGTGATTCTGATATTTGTGATGGGATTTATTGCTGGGGGTTTTATTCTTGGAGCAGTCCACAATCCCATTCTGCTCATTGTTGTGATAATTCTTTTCGGTTCAGTGGCTGCATTATTCATTTGGAACTCATGTTGGGGGAGAAGAGCTATCACAGGTTTCATTTCTCGTTATCCTGATGCTGAACTGAGAACTGCCAAAAATGGGCAATATGTGAAGGTTTCTGGG GTTGTTACCTGTGGTAATGTACCGCTTGAGTCATCCTTCCGGAGAGTTCCTAGATGCGTCTATACCTCGACCAGTTTATATGAGTATCGAGGATGGGATTCTAAGCCGGCCAATTCTACACACCGTCGTTTTACATGGGGACTTCGATCATCTGAG AGGCATGTGGTCGACTTCTACATCTCTGATTTCCAGTCTGGGTTAAGAGCATTGGTTAAGACAGGCTATGGTGCAAGGGTGACTCCTTATGTTGATGACTCTGTTCTTATTGATGTTAACCCAGAAAACAAAGACATGTCTCCTGAGTTTCTCCGATGGTTGGCAGAGAGGAACCTTTCAAGTGATGATCGTGTAATGCAATTAAAAGAAGG GTACATCAAAGAAGGTAGCACGGTTAGCGTGATGGGTGTTGTTCAGAGAAATGACAATGTGCTTATGATTGTCCCTCCTCCTGAACCATTAACAACTGGATGTCAATGGGCACAATGTATCTTTCCAGCTAGCcttgagggtattgttttgagATGTGAAGATACATCAAAAATTGATGTCATACCTGTCTAG